TCGGCAAGGCGCTGTTCGCCGCGGCGCCATGCGTTCGCGCCCAGGCGCAGGCCCATGAAGAGGATGAGGATGATGGCGGACGTCATGCTGATGGCGATGACCACCTCCATCAGGGTGAAGCCGGCGGAACGCGGGCGCTGGCGGGTCATCGCTGCGCCTCCGGCGCTTGCTGCGCCCATTGTGTGGTTTCGAGCGCGTAAGTGCGCGCCTCCCGGGCCTCGCCCCAGGCGACTTCGACGCGGATGCGGAACAGCCCGTAGCCGGCGAGCTGCGGCGCCGGACCCGGCGCTGGATCGATCTGCACCCGCCAGCGGTAACCGTCGTCCCAGCGGCCCGACGTTGTGCCGGCAGCGAGCTGCTCGTTGAGGAGCTGTTCGCTCATCTTCTCGCGCGCGTGCAGCAGGGCCGTCTCGTGCGGCCGCATGCGGTCGAGATTGCGCAGCGACTGCGACATGAGCGACACGACAGCGACAAAAGCGGTCGCCATCACCACCGAGGCGACCAGGACTTCCATGAGCGTAAAGCCGCGCTGGGCTACGCGCTTCCCCACGTTAGCGGCCAAAAGACGGCCGCGAACGCGGGACACCCTCATAAGTTGGGCACGCCTCTTCATTCGACCACCTCATCGCGCAGATACAGCGGGCTGACGCGGGCGCGAGCGGTGAGCGGGTCGAGCGTGATGTCCACCCGGCTGCCGCGCTGGTTGGTCAGCTCCAGGCGGGCGCGCTGGCTGGTGCCGTTGGGGAAGAAATGCAGCGGCGGCAGGTCGCGCGTCCACGCGTCGCGCGACTGTTCAAGTTTGAGTTGAACCTGCGCCGGTAACGTGAGGCTCTGGATGGTTTTACCGTCGTCGCGAACGAGCAGAAGCGTTTGTGGCGCCTCCGGCTCGGGGCTGCGCAAAACCGAGTAGCTGCGCGCCTCGTAAATGGCGTGGGTGCGCGCCTGCGCGTAGAAGTTCGACAGCGAGCCGGCGGCGAGGCGCAGCTCCAGGTTGGCGAACGAGCGCGTGACGCTGGGCATGACCAGCGCGGCGGCGACTGCCACAAGCGCCAGCACGACCACAAGCTCCATGAGCGTGTAGCCGCGTTGGCCGGATTGGTGAGCGCGCGTCATTTCCAGGAAACAACGTCTGCGTTGATGCCGTCGCCGCCTTCGCGTCCGTCGGCGCCGTAGCAAACGATTTCGTAATCACCGTGATCACTGGGCTGCTTGTAGTGGTACGGATTGCCCCACGGATCCATCGGGACTTCCTTGGGGATGTAGGGACCGTCCCACTTGTCCACGCCGCTCGGCTTGGTGCGCAGCGCCTGGAGCCCCTGCTCGGTCGTCGGATACGAGCCGACATCGAGGCGATAGGCGTCGAGCGCGGTTTCCAGAGCCGAGATCTGCGCTTTGGCGGCGTTGACCTTGGACTTGTCCACGTTCTTGAACAGGCGCGGGACCACGAGCGCGGCGAGCATCGCCAGGATGGTGAGGACCACCACCAGCTCGATCAGGGTGAAGCCGCGTTGACGTTTTTGCGTCCGAGTGAAGCGCATGCTCTTCCTCATAGCGGAATGTCGTTGATGCTGAAAATCGCCAGCAGAATCGAAATCACAATCGTGCCGACCACGAGGCCCATCACCAGGATCATGGCCGGCTCGAACAGCGCGACCATGTTCTTGATGGCCTGGCGCGTCTCGCGCTCGTAGACGTCGGCGACGTGGAGCAGCATCGCGTCCACCCGCCCGGTTTCCTCCCCGACGCCGAGCAGGTGAATCGAGAGCGGCGGGAACGCGCCGGTCTCGGCCAGCGGGCGGCTCAGGCCTTTGCCCTGCTTCACGCCTTGCGCGGCGCTTTCGACGGCGGCGGCGATTCGCGTGTTGGCCGCGACCTGTCCGGCGATCTGCAGCGAGCGAATCATCGGGACGCCGCCCTGGAGCAGCGTGCCGAGGCTGCGCGCGAAGCGCGTCACCAGCACGCGCTCGATCACGGCGCCGAGCCTGGGCACGCGCAGGATGAAGTGGTCCCAGCGGCTGCGGCCTTCCTTCGTCTGCAGCCAGCGGTAGAAGAGCCACGCGGCGAACGGAATCCCGATGAGCCACGCCCACCATGTCGCGCGGATGAAGTTGCTCACGTTCATCAGGATCTGCGTGGGCAGCGGCAGCGCGGCGCCGGTCTGCTCAAAGACCACGGCGAACTTGGGCACAACGAATTCCAGCAGCGCGAACACCGACGTGCCGCCAACGATGGTCAGCAGCGCGGGATAGATGAGCGCCGAGGTGACCTGTCCGCGAAGTTCGTTCACAGATTCCTGGTAGTCGGCGAGCTGGGCGAAGACGGCGGCGGTGTTGCCGCTGGCTTCGCCGGCCCGAACCATGCTGATGTAAAACGACGGGAACAGGTCTTCGTGGGCTTCGAGCGCGGCGCTCAGGCTCTTGCCGCCCTTCACCGCGCGCAGCGTCTGCTCGAGCGCGGAACGCAGCAGCGGCGATTCGCTCAGCTCGGCGCTGACCGCCAGCGAGCGATCGAGCGGAACGCCGGCAGCGAGCAGCGAAGCCAATGTTCGCGCGAAGACCTGGCGATGCTGTGCCAGGCCCTGGCGGGCGAACAGCGCCTTGATTTTCTGCGTGCCGAGGCGGCTCGCGGCGGTCGCGTCGGCGACGTTGATCGGGATCAGGCCGCGTTCCTGCAGGCGTCCGACGGCGACGAGGCGATCGGCGGCATCAATGGCGCCGTTCACCAGCTTTCCGTCTGCGGTAGCGGCCTGGTATGCGAAGCTCGGCATCAGCTTGCGCCCTCCAGGGCCGCCTCTTCCTGGGTAACGCGCAGGACTTCATCGATCGTGGTCGCCCCGCTGAGGACCAGTTCGTATCCAGACTGGCGCAGCGTGCGCATGCCGGCTTTCCGTGCATGCTCGCGCAGCACGTTGGACTCGCTGGTGCGGGCGACGAGCGACTGCATGGGCTCGTCGACGATCATGAATTCGAAAATCCCGAGACGCCCGCGGAAGCCGGTGTTGCGGCAGGCGGCGCAGCCAACCGCGCGATAGACGGTCAGCGTGCGGCCGGCCCCGGCCGGAACGCAGTCGCTGGGCAGCGCCGAAAGAGACACCTGCTCCGGGTGTTTGCATTCACTGCAAAGCACCCGGACCAGGCGTTGAGCGAGCACAGCAAGCACAGACGAAGAAATCAGGTAAGCGGGCACCCCCATATCCACCAGGCGCGTGATGGCGCTCGGCGCGTCGTTGGTGTGGAGCGTGGAGAACACCAGGTGGCCGGTCAGCGCGGCGCGAATCGCGATCTCGGCGGTTTCCAGGTCGCGGATTTCGCCGACCATGATGACGTCGGGGTCCTGGCGCAGGATGCTGCGCAGCCCCGAGGCAAACGTCAGCCCGATCTGCGTGTTCACGTGCATCTGGTTGACGCCGCTCATCTGGTACTCAACCGGGTCTTCCAGCGTGATGATCTTCTTGTCGGACTGATTGATGTTGCTCAGCGCGGCGTACAGCGTAGTGGTTTTCCCGCTGCCCGTCGGGCCGGTGACCAGAAAAATTCCGTGCGGGCGCGCGGTGACCTGCTTCATGCGCTCGAAGTCGAGATCGTTGAAGCCGAGCGAGCTGAGCGTGATCTTTTTCGATTCGTTGCGCTCCAGGATGCGCATGACTACGCTCTCACCGTAGAGCGTGGGCAGCGAGGAGACGCGCAGATCGATGTCGCGTCCCATCACGCGCAGGCGGATGCGGCCATCCTGCGGCAGGCGGCGTTCGGCGATGTTGAGCTTCGCCGTAAGCTTGATGCGCGAGATGATGGCCGGCGCCATCGCTTTGGCCGGCGACTCGATCGGATAAAGCACGCCGTCAATGCGGAAGCGGACGCGCAGGTCGTCTTCCATCGGCTCGATGTGGATGTCGCTGGCGCGGCTCTCGACGGCTCGCGCAATGAGCATGTTGACATAGCGGATGACCGGCGCTTCCAGCGCCAGGTCGCGCAGGTGCTCCACATCTTCCGCGGCGGCTTCAAGGGCGAGTTCGCCGTCACCGAGCGCGCCGAGGAGTCGGTCAAACTGGCCGGGCTGCGCGCCCGCGCCGAAGAACTTCTCGATGGCGTCGAGGACCTCGGATTCCAGCGCCAGGTACGGCTTGGGCTCGCAGGCGGTGGCCAGCCGGATGGAGTCGAGCGTCTCGTAGTCGAGCGGATCGGCAACGGCGATGTGCAGCACCCCGTCCTGCAGATCGAACGGGAAGAACTTCGCGGCGCGCATGAAGCGCGGCGAGAGACCTTTGATTTCCGGCGGCAGCGAGGGAAACTGGGCGGCCTCGATGACGGGCAGGTCGAGCTGCTCGCTCAGCGCGGCCAGCAGGTCGCGCTCGGCCAGGACGCCGAGATCAACCAGCAGCTTGCCGAGGCGGTCGCGGCTTCCCTGCTGGAGTTCGAGCGCGCGCTCAAGATCAGCCGCCGTGACCTTGCCCGACTCGCTCAGGATCTCGCCGAGAAACTTGCGCCCGGCGCGCACGTGGATGGGAGCGGAAGCGGCCATCAGTATTCCAGCGTCTGGACTTTGCTCATGAAACCGGCGCGGTCGAGCGCGTTGGCGCGGTATTGGTCCACGTCCTTCTTGGCGACGCGCAGCACCGCGGTGCTCTTCTCCACGCCCTGCGCGGTCGCAGCCGAGCCATAAACGATCACGGCCACGGATTCATCCGGCCCGAGCTGGTCGAGCGTGTGGCTGAAGTCGGCAAGCACGCGCTGCGCAAGGTCCTTCGCCTGGTCGAACTTGCGGCGCGCTTCCTCGCGCTTGGCGCGCTCGGTGGCCGCGGTCGGCGTGCCTTCGAACGGCCCCATCGAGGGACGCGACAGGTTGATCTCGAAGGTGAAGATGACCCCGTAGCCGGGCAAGTAGGCGCCGTGCGCGGCGTTGAGGTAGGCGAACGGCGCGGGAAACGCCTGCGTCAGGTTCTGGTTGAGCACCGATTCGAGCACGCGGATTTCGTCGCGCAGACGGGTGATGTTCTGCGGGCCGGAAGCCTTGGCCGCGTCTTGTGGGCCGGCGAACGACAGGGCGCACAGGGCGACGAGGCAGGCGATCAACTTCATCGGGTTCGGTTTCATGTTCCTTCTCTCGACTTCGTATTTCCCGCGGTAAGTCTTTCAGCGGCTGAAGCCGCTTTCATTCACGGCCTTTCGCGAACGGCCTTGAAGGCCGCCCCCTTCAACGCAACTCAACGGCTCAGGCTCGCGGGCCGCACGTTGTCGCGCCACAGGCTTTCCAGCACCAGGTGCTGGCTCTGGACTTCCTGCGCCAGCACCGCCTGCGACTGCTGAAGCTGGCGGACCGTGTAGGCGACTTGTACGCTGTCCGGCGAGGCTGCGGGCTTGGGCGCGGGGGCAACAGCAGGCTGCGCCTGCGCCATGCGCTGGGCAACGGCCGCGTCAACCATGGCCTGGAGCTGCTCCGGCGTGATGGCGGGCGCGTTCGCTGCGTTCTGTGCGACAGGCGCAGGCCTGGCGCCGCCGAAGGCGATGTGCACGCCAGCAGAGTCACGGCTGATCGCGGGACGCACGAGCACGAGCGCGACCAGAGCCGCCATCACGACAGCGGCGCTGGCGCGCGAGAACCACAGGCCGGCAACGTCTAACCAGTTGCGCGCGGCGTGCTGCGGCACCACCACGCCGAGCGGCGGCGCGTCTTCCGCGGGCCAGCCGGCGCGCAGGCGCGCAGAGAGCGACTTGAACTGCGCCAGCTCGGCGCGGCACACGGCGCACGACTGCTCGTGCTGCGCGGCGGCGCGCTCCTGCTCGGCGGAAAGCTCGCCCGACAAGCGCTCAAACATCAGGCCGCGATATTCGTTGCAGACCATGGTTACACCTCGTCCTTGGTGCAATGGATTGGGGAGCAGCGGGGGAAACGGAAAACTGGATCGAGAACTACTGGCGTGCGGCGGCTGCCGGCTGCGCTTCCAGTCCCGCGCGCAACTGGTCGAAGGCGGCATAGAGGCGCGACTTCACCGTGCTGACGGGCGCGTCCACGATGGCGGCAATCTCTTCGAAGCGAAATCCCTCGTAGATCTTGAGCACCACCACTTCGCGCTGCTCGGGCGAGAGGCGCGCAAGCAGCGAGCGCACTGTGATGCGCAACTCGCGCGTGATGGGATCGAGCGGGCCGGCGGTTTCGTCCAGCGCCGCGGCTTCGATCTGCGCCGACCACGCCATGTCCTGCTGGCGGCTGCGGAACTGTGAACGATATTGGTTGACGGCGATCCGGAACAGCCACGAGGCGAACTTGCCGCGCTCGCGCAGGTCCTTGAGCCGGGTGTAGGCGCGCAGGAAGGCGTCCTGCGAGAGATCGCGCGCCTGCTCGCGGTCGCCGGTCATGCGATACAGGAAGTTGTAGAGCGAACGCTGCCATCGCCACACCAGGAGATTGAAGGCCTCCGTGCGGCCGGCCAGGACCTGTTCAACGAGTTCCCTGTCGAGTTCCTGATCGGCCAAACCTGCTTCTCTCCTGTGCAGACGCAGCTACTCTGAAAAAAGACGAGTGGCTGAAAAATATTTGTTATTTGCGCTTGTGACTTGTGACTCCCGGTCCCCGGCCCGACTGCGCCGACGGCTGCAAGCCGGCATCAGCAAGCCACAACCAATAAATCCCTCAATGACTTACGCCGACTATTTCACGCTGCTTCCCGGCCGAGCTTGGGCTTGTTACCGCGTTCGGCTTTTCGGCGGCGATCACAAACTGGTAGGCCAGCAGGCCTTTGCACATGGGAGTGACCGCCCTAAGCAGCCACATGCCCAGGCGTATCCACCAGCTCCCGGCCGAGCGCGGAAAAGCTTCGGGCAGCGGGATGGGTGTAGCACGCAGCTCGGTGATCCTGAGGCCGGCGGCTTCGATCAGCCCAATGAACGTACGCCGTGTGAAGAAGCGCAGGTGCGTGGCATCGAGGATGCCGCGCGGCGCGTACTGAAAGCGTCCGGCGAGCAGGTTCAGCCGCACGTAAACGTTGGCCACGTTGGGCACGCAGGCGATCACCCGGGCGCCGGGGCGCGCGGTGGCGAGCACCTTGGCGAGCGCGGCGGCCGGATCTTTCAGGTGCTCAAGCACGTCGGCCAGGACGATAACGTCGTGGTTCCCTGCCCAGGCGCTGAGGTCGAGCGCCTCCACGTCGCCGATGAGAAGCTCGTCACAGAACGGCCGGGCCTGCTCCGCGCTGCCAACGTCGCGCTCAATGCCGGTGACGTGCAGGCCACGGGCCTTCATCTCGCGATCGAGGTAACCGGTGGCGACACCCACGTCGAGCACACGCGCGTCGCGAGGCACGTCCTCCAGCAGCCGCAGGATGACCTGGTGGCTGCTGCCGGCATGGTCCTTCATGACGTACCTGCCCGAGGTCATAACGAATGAGTACAGAGTGGTCCCCGTTGCCGAAAACTATACCAGAGCACGTAAGAGCGGCAGTTGCAGGCTAAGGCACTTGGGTGGCGCGGCGTGTGCGGAAAACGCCGTATTCGGCCGCTGTTTACTTCTTAGTGATCCTTAGTTCGTGTCCGCCGCCTGGCCGCCGCCGGCACATGCCCGCGAACCTTTCGGCTGCGCCAGAAATACGGCGCCCGCAGTGCCCACGAATTGCGAGGTTATACTGCGAACCGTGATCTCCACCGCCACTGCTCCGCAGCCGGTCAGCGTTGCATCGCCAGCCGGCGCGCGCTTCCACCTGGGTTATGCGCGCACGCTCGACGGAGTGCGCGCCCTAGCCGTCCTGGCGGTGATGTCGGTACATGCCAACCTGCCGGGGATGCGCGGCGGGTTTCTTGGCGTGGAAGCCTTCTTCGTGCTCAGTGGATTTCTGATCACCGCGCTTCTGATGGAGGAGTGGGAGAAGCGAGGCGGCATCAGCCTGCGAATGTTCTACGCCCGGCGCGCGCTGCGGCTCCTGCCTGCCCTGTTCGTCTGCGTTGCGGTGGTCACCCTCTTTACCGCCATGCGAACACCTCCCGAAGACGCGGCCGCCACGCGCCATAGCGCGCTGGCGGCAGTGCTCTACGCGGCCAACTGGGTGCGGGCGTTTCGCATTGAGCCGGCAGCCGACTGGCTGGCGCACACCTGGTCGCTTTCGATCGAGGAGCAGTTCTACATGCTCTGGCCGCCGCTGCTGGCCTGGCTGCTGCGCGGCAGGGTGAAGACGGCACACGTCGTCTTGGCCTTGGCCACAGCAGTGGTGGGGGTCGGCGTGTATCGCGCGGCGCTTTTCGGCGCGGGACGCCCGTGGTATCGGCTCTACAATGGCCTCGACACGCGGGCGGACTGCCTTCTGACCGGCTGCCTGGTGGGAGTGATCGTCGCGGGCGGGATGTTCAACGCCGCAGGACGAGCGGTCACGGCGCTGAGAGCAGCAGCTCTGATGTCTCTGGTGGGAGTGCTAGCGGTCGGCGCCCGGGCGACCTACATGGGCGCGCTGCTCTACCTGGGCGGGATGTCGGTGGTGGCGGTGGGATTCGCGGCGATCATCATGGCGCTGGTCGTCGCGCCGTGGAGGCCGGTAGCGGCGGCCCTGGAGTGGAAGCCGCTGGTGGGAATTGGACGGATCTCCTACGGGCTTTATCTGTGGCATGTTCCCGCATTTCATGCGCTGCGCGACGTGCCGTTGCGGACCCGCTACGTCGTCCTGCTGCAATTCGCGGCGGCGTTTGGGTGCGCCATCGCGTCGTTCTACCTGATCGAAAGACCTTTTCTGCGGCTCAAGCGCCGATTCACGCCCGCGGCCGAACTCAAAGCGCGCGTAATTACCAGCGCCAGCTAGTTCTCACCTTCACACACCTTACCGCTGCTGCTCGTGCTTTCCCCGCAGGTGATCTAGCAGCCGCGTGGACGCCGGACCGGCGCGCAGTGTGCGCACGATCTGGAGATCGTGCCAGTCCCAGGCGCGTTGCGGCGCAACGTCAATGCTGACCGGTGCGCTGCTCCAGTCTCCATTCGGATGGAAGTAAGCGCCGATCACCTGCACGCCGAAGGAGAGCGCGACCGCCAGCGCGAACGCCGGCTTGAGCAGGCGCGACGAGGTCAGCGCCGGCCAGAGTGGAACCAGGAAAAATGTGAGCAGCGGAAGAATGTCGCACATGTAGCGCGGGCCGAAGCAGTATCCGGCATACCAGCGCTCGAGCTTGGCATACAGAAACAGGTGCAGCACCGCGCCGATCACCAGCGCGCGCGACCATCCGTGCTGATGGTTGCGCCACAGCCGGATCGCGCCCCACGCGGCGAACAGCGTCCAGGGAACGAAGATGAACAGTCCGCGATTGGGGCTGGCCAGCAATCCCGCCAAGCCTTCGAAAAAGTTACCGCGGAAGCCGCTGGCCGCCCGCGCGTAGCCCATCGATTCCAGCGCCTGCGTGTAGGCGCCGAGCAGATTGCCGAAGTAATAGAGGTTATAACCGAAAACGAGCGCGCCGATCATGACGATGGGCGCGAGCAATGGTAGAGCGCGGGCGCGGCTCTTCCACAGCATCCACAGGAAAACGGGCGCGACCGTGACCACGTTGGTCGGCTTGTTGGCGGCCGCGAGAGCGATCGCGAGCCCGGTCAGGAGCGCGGACCGCGGAGAACCGTCGTCGCGGACGAGCGCCCAGATCAGCAGCGCCAGGCACAGCTCGGTGAAGCCGTGCAGCCACAGCACCTGGCTGGCGGTGCTCCACGTCGGCGAAGCGAGGGCGTAGATGAGCGTGAGTGCCAGCGCGCCGCCCGTGGGCAGCAGCCGGCGCAGCGCGAGGTAAAGAATTCCCGCCGAGAGCGCGGCGATGAGCGCGGCGCTGAGTTTTTCCATCGCCTCGGCGACGAACAACATGGCGCGCGGCGAAGGCTGGCGTTGCGAGACCCATACGGCGGCGGGGACGTACAGCGGCGTCACCACGAGCGGCGTGAGCACCGGATAGCTCGACATCCAGTGGCCGCGGCTCTGCGTGGCGAAGTACACGCCGTAGGGCATGCCTCTCCGCTTGTAGATTTCCAGGTGTGGAGCGATGAAGCGGTCTACGTCGAGGCGGGCGTCGAGCAGGATGCTGAACGGGACGTAGCGGACGGCGTCGGTGTCGCCCGTAGAGATGTAGCGGAGGTTAGCGAGGTAAGCGAGGAAGAGGAAAACCGCGAGAAGGGCGGCGGCGCGGGGAGCTGAGGTGCTGCTCAGTTGTTTTCGCGTTGGCGCGGCAGTTGGCACTTAGCAGTTGGCATCTGGCCTTGAAAGACCGTGCGCTGGCCAAGTGCCAAGTGCTAATTGCCAAGTGCTGTTTCCTAGATGTCCTTCGGGCGTTTACCGAGCGCCTGCAAAATCACACGCCCAACGAAGGCGGGATTGTTGACCAGGTAGCGCATGAAGAGTCGCCGCGGCTCGGTGCACACGCGGAAAAACCATTCCATGCCGATGCGCTGCATCCAGCGCGGCGCCATCGGCTTGTTGCCGCTCAGGAAGTCGAAGGCGGCGCCGACGCCCGCCATCACGCCGCAGCGCATGCGACCGACGTGCTCGGCCATGAATCGTTCCATGGCGCCGGGACCCACAGCCATCCAGAAGATGTCAGCGCCGGAGGCGTTCACGCGTTCGACAACCTCGGCGTCTTCTTCGGGGGTGAGCGGACGGAACGGCGGGCAGTAAGTTCCGGCCACCTGCAATCCCGGGAAGCGTTCACTCAAGTTCTCAGCGAGGCGATCAGCGACGCCGGGCATGGCGCCGTAGAAGTAATGCTTCCAGCCGCGCGGAAGGCCGTACTCACACGCCGCCAGCATCAGGTCGGGGCCGCAGACGCGCTCCACGTGCTTGAAACCCTTCAGGCGCGTCAGCCAGAGCAGCGGCACCCCATCCGGCGTCACCAGGCCCGCCTGGTTGTGGATGCGGCGCAGCTCCTCGTCATGCTGGCACATCATCACCAGGTGCGTGTTGGCCACGCAGATGTAGTGAGGATCACCGGCGGTGATCCACTGCTCTATCGCGCGCAGGGCGGTCTCCATGTTGATGGGGCTGACGCCGACGCCGAGGATGTTGGCGCGCTTGCGCACGAACGGGCGCGTGTTTACCTGTCGCCCGGGAGCAGTTGTGACCGAAGAAACCAACGTCTGATTCTACAGCGCTCCGGCGCGCTGCGCTTCGACGCGGCGCGCGCGCGCCTGGTCATCGCGTCCGACGCCCACAGCGACGTACTGCACCCAACTGCAATCGCGCAACTCCGAAGCGAGTACCCGCCAGCAATCGAAGACGAGCACGCGCTGCTTGTGCACCGGGAAGTCGGCGGCGCGCAGGCTGCGGAATTCTTCGCAAGGCTGCGCGATGACAACCACGTCGGCGCTGCGCAGGCACTCCAGCGCGGAGTTCATGTACTGCACGCTGTCTTTCAGCACGACGTGCGCGTTTTCCATCGCGAGCGGATCGTAAACCGCGACCACGTGGCCGGCGTCCGCCAGTTTCTGGGCGAGCATCAAGCCCTGGGACTCTTCGACCACGTTGGTGTTCGGCTTGTAGGCGAGCCCGAGCAGACCCACCGTCATGCCCGGCTTCAGCAGTTCTTCAATGCGCTGCGCCTGCCGGTTCAGCAGCAGGTGGTTCATGCGATCGGTGGCCTCGGCCAGCGCCGCGGGCGCGCCCAGCGCCGTGGCCATCGAGCTGAGGGCCTTGTTGTCGCGCGGGAAACAGGGACCGCCGTACCCGAGTCCGCCGGTGAGGTACTTGCGTCCGATGCGTGAATCGTGGCCGATGGCCTTGCTGACAGCGTCCACGTCGGCGCCGGGCAGTTCTTCGCACACCGCCGCCAGCATGTTGGCGAACGTGATCTTCATCGTGACAAAAGTATTGATGGAGATCTTCACCAGCTCGGCGTTCACCAGGTTCATGCGCATGACAGTCGCACTGTTCAGGGTGAAGCTCTTGTACCACGACTCCAGTTCGGTGCCCGCGCGCTCATCGTGCTCGCCGATAAGGACGAAGTCGGGATGGAGCAGGTCGTGGATCACGCTGCCGAGCGCGATAAACTCCGGGTTGTAGCAGACGCCGAAATCGCGCCCGCACTTCTTGCCGGATTCTTCTTCGATCAGCGGCAGGATGCCAAACTCGGTGGCGCCCGGCAGCACCGTGCTGGTGAGCGCCACCAGGTGGTAGTCCTTCTTGGCGCGCAGGGCGCGGCCGATTTCACGCGCTGCTTGCGCCGCGTAGCGGATGGAAAAGCCGCCGGCTTCATCCGACGGGGTTGGAACGATGATGAAGGTGAGGCCGGAGGCGCGCACCGCTTCCTGAAAGTCGGTGGTGGCGCGGAGGCGGCCATGGTTCGCCGCGATGTATTCGGCCAGTTCGGGTTCGACCACCGGAGCACGGTTGCTGTTGATGGCGTCCACCGTGCTCGAGTTGACGTCCACGCCAGTTACCTGCATGCCGCGGCTCGCCATGGCCGCCGCCATGCAAGCTCCCAGCTTTCCCAAACCCACAACAGAAACGCGATCGATCATGCTTTCTCCCGGAACCGTCGTCTCCTTCTCTGCTTCCGTCCTGCCGGGAAAGCCGCGCAGGACATGACCCGCCACCCTGGCGCCGGGTGTGGGTTGATACGTCCTTGAATCTT
The genomic region above belongs to Terriglobales bacterium and contains:
- a CDS encoding prepilin-type N-terminal cleavage/methylation domain-containing protein, whose amino-acid sequence is MGKRVAQRGFTLMEVLVASVVMATAFVAVVSLMSQSLRNLDRMRPHETALLHAREKMSEQLLNEQLAAGTTSGRWDDGYRWRVQIDPAPGPAPQLAGYGLFRIRVEVAWGEAREARTYALETTQWAQQAPEAQR
- a CDS encoding prepilin-type N-terminal cleavage/methylation domain-containing protein, which produces MTRAHQSGQRGYTLMELVVVLALVAVAAALVMPSVTRSFANLELRLAAGSLSNFYAQARTHAIYEARSYSVLRSPEPEAPQTLLLVRDDGKTIQSLTLPAQVQLKLEQSRDAWTRDLPPLHFFPNGTSQRARLELTNQRGSRVDITLDPLTARARVSPLYLRDEVVE
- the gspG gene encoding type II secretion system major pseudopilin GspG translates to MRFTRTQKRQRGFTLIELVVVLTILAMLAALVVPRLFKNVDKSKVNAAKAQISALETALDAYRLDVGSYPTTEQGLQALRTKPSGVDKWDGPYIPKEVPMDPWGNPYHYKQPSDHGDYEIVCYGADGREGGDGINADVVSWK
- a CDS encoding type II secretion system F family protein: MPSFAYQAATADGKLVNGAIDAADRLVAVGRLQERGLIPINVADATAASRLGTQKIKALFARQGLAQHRQVFARTLASLLAAGVPLDRSLAVSAELSESPLLRSALEQTLRAVKGGKSLSAALEAHEDLFPSFYISMVRAGEASGNTAAVFAQLADYQESVNELRGQVTSALIYPALLTIVGGTSVFALLEFVVPKFAVVFEQTGAALPLPTQILMNVSNFIRATWWAWLIGIPFAAWLFYRWLQTKEGRSRWDHFILRVPRLGAVIERVLVTRFARSLGTLLQGGVPMIRSLQIAGQVAANTRIAAAVESAAQGVKQGKGLSRPLAETGAFPPLSIHLLGVGEETGRVDAMLLHVADVYERETRQAIKNMVALFEPAMILVMGLVVGTIVISILLAIFSINDIPL
- the gspE gene encoding type II secretion system ATPase GspE, whose protein sequence is MAASAPIHVRAGRKFLGEILSESGKVTAADLERALELQQGSRDRLGKLLVDLGVLAERDLLAALSEQLDLPVIEAAQFPSLPPEIKGLSPRFMRAAKFFPFDLQDGVLHIAVADPLDYETLDSIRLATACEPKPYLALESEVLDAIEKFFGAGAQPGQFDRLLGALGDGELALEAAAEDVEHLRDLALEAPVIRYVNMLIARAVESRASDIHIEPMEDDLRVRFRIDGVLYPIESPAKAMAPAIISRIKLTAKLNIAERRLPQDGRIRLRVMGRDIDLRVSSLPTLYGESVVMRILERNESKKITLSSLGFNDLDFERMKQVTARPHGIFLVTGPTGSGKTTTLYAALSNINQSDKKIITLEDPVEYQMSGVNQMHVNTQIGLTFASGLRSILRQDPDVIMVGEIRDLETAEIAIRAALTGHLVFSTLHTNDAPSAITRLVDMGVPAYLISSSVLAVLAQRLVRVLCSECKHPEQVSLSALPSDCVPAGAGRTLTVYRAVGCAACRNTGFRGRLGIFEFMIVDEPMQSLVARTSESNVLREHARKAGMRTLRQSGYELVLSGATTIDEVLRVTQEEAALEGAS
- a CDS encoding sigma-70 family RNA polymerase sigma factor; translated protein: MADQELDRELVEQVLAGRTEAFNLLVWRWQRSLYNFLYRMTGDREQARDLSQDAFLRAYTRLKDLRERGKFASWLFRIAVNQYRSQFRSRQQDMAWSAQIEAAALDETAGPLDPITRELRITVRSLLARLSPEQREVVVLKIYEGFRFEEIAAIVDAPVSTVKSRLYAAFDQLRAGLEAQPAAAARQ
- a CDS encoding class I SAM-dependent methyltransferase encodes the protein MTSGRYVMKDHAGSSHQVILRLLEDVPRDARVLDVGVATGYLDREMKARGLHVTGIERDVGSAEQARPFCDELLIGDVEALDLSAWAGNHDVIVLADVLEHLKDPAAALAKVLATARPGARVIACVPNVANVYVRLNLLAGRFQYAPRGILDATHLRFFTRRTFIGLIEAAGLRITELRATPIPLPEAFPRSAGSWWIRLGMWLLRAVTPMCKGLLAYQFVIAAEKPNAVTSPSSAGKQREIVGVSH
- a CDS encoding acyltransferase, which produces MISTATAPQPVSVASPAGARFHLGYARTLDGVRALAVLAVMSVHANLPGMRGGFLGVEAFFVLSGFLITALLMEEWEKRGGISLRMFYARRALRLLPALFVCVAVVTLFTAMRTPPEDAAATRHSALAAVLYAANWVRAFRIEPAADWLAHTWSLSIEEQFYMLWPPLLAWLLRGRVKTAHVVLALATAVVGVGVYRAALFGAGRPWYRLYNGLDTRADCLLTGCLVGVIVAGGMFNAAGRAVTALRAAALMSLVGVLAVGARATYMGALLYLGGMSVVAVGFAAIIMALVVAPWRPVAAALEWKPLVGIGRISYGLYLWHVPAFHALRDVPLRTRYVVLLQFAAAFGCAIASFYLIERPFLRLKRRFTPAAELKARVITSAS
- a CDS encoding glycosyltransferase family 39 protein, with the protein product MPTAAPTRKQLSSTSAPRAAALLAVFLFLAYLANLRYISTGDTDAVRYVPFSILLDARLDVDRFIAPHLEIYKRRGMPYGVYFATQSRGHWMSSYPVLTPLVVTPLYVPAAVWVSQRQPSPRAMLFVAEAMEKLSAALIAALSAGILYLALRRLLPTGGALALTLIYALASPTWSTASQVLWLHGFTELCLALLIWALVRDDGSPRSALLTGLAIALAAANKPTNVVTVAPVFLWMLWKSRARALPLLAPIVMIGALVFGYNLYYFGNLLGAYTQALESMGYARAASGFRGNFFEGLAGLLASPNRGLFIFVPWTLFAAWGAIRLWRNHQHGWSRALVIGAVLHLFLYAKLERWYAGYCFGPRYMCDILPLLTFFLVPLWPALTSSRLLKPAFALAVALSFGVQVIGAYFHPNGDWSSAPVSIDVAPQRAWDWHDLQIVRTLRAGPASTRLLDHLRGKHEQQR